The DNA segment ATGccatctctgctccttccctatAAGTGCCAGTATCCCATTATCAGTGCCATGCTGGACCCCAACTCCAGCCCGCTGGTGGCATCCCAGCCTGGTCCAGCCAGCCCTCGTGCCCCGCTTtggctgcccaccccagcccatgACTACCGTCCTTGGACACAGTGTCCCCATGCTCTTCTCTATCCATTCTGCTCAGCTCATGTCCCTTCCAGTCTGAGATGCCTGGCCATGCAGCCTGTTGTCAGGGCATCAGGACATCGCCCCGTGCCCTGGTGGCACACTGGCCATGGGGCCTGAGAGCAAACTGGCACATGCTGGGGTACCAACTGGTTCCCATCCCGTAACATCATAAGAGAAGGATGGGCAGGGGAGGTAAAGCCAAGGACAAGGACAGGCAACGGAGCtcagcctcagtttccctgctcAGGTCTTCACCCAGTTCCTGCAGCCTccacagggagggcagcaggaggtCCAGCAGGGCAAGGCCCCCACTGCACAACACCTCTATGTGTACCCCCGCCTTCGCACACCTACAaagacacatgcacacagacacacaaccACACGCATGCTCTATCTACGCTGCTTCATCGCCTTGACGAGCTCCTCCAGCTTCAGGGCCAGATGCAGGTCACCTTTCACCTGCAGCCTCCCGCTCATGTAGGCACTCAAGGGGCGCAGGTCACCTAAGAAGAGGTCCTGCAGGTCTTTCTCTGCCACCTCCAGAATGACGTCGGGGCTGCCCTCAGGCATGCTGCGGCCAGCCCACCCGCTGCCTATAGGACACAAtgggtgggagagggagaaaCAGGGTGCTTCACGACCCAGCCTTGCCTGTCAGCACTTCCCCCCACCATTTCATAAGGATTGAGTTGGGCCAGATGACAGTAAGGGCCTGGCAGGGGGATTGTGGGGACAGGGGTCCTTACTCCTTAAGGAGATAAATTTCCTTTGTATTGCTCTGCCAATGCCCTGTTACAGTGGTCCACCTCCAAGCCCTGTACTTTTGCCATGGCCACCAAGAAAACCATCAGCAACCATGAGGGGGATGGGGGAACATCTTCCAGCATAGCAGTGGCCCAAGGCACTGCCCATGCATGTCCCTCCATCACTACCCCCTTGGGCTGGTGGCATGTGAGAGCCAACAAACCCTAAGGTCGCTGAGCCATCCCACTTGGCCAGCCATGAGCAGACCTGGCTGCCAATTTTCTATCAACACTCTCTGAAGGAAAATTCATGGGTTTAACCCAAACCAAGTTATACTTCGGACTTCCAGGGAGCACAGACTCAAGGCCATGGACACCAAAGTTCAGTGCTCAGCTGATGGACTCTGGGGGGTGCCTTTCATGGAGCTGCCAGATGGGCTTGGATTGGGACCAGCTACCACCAAGCCCGGTGGGGTTCACAGCATGCAAAGGGGACACATGCACAAAACACCCTCCCACCTCCAACACAACAACCCCAAAGAGTGGTGACCTGAGGAGAGGTCTATGAAGTAGGTGCTCTGGGCGCCGCTGGGCAGGATGATGTTGACCTGGTAGGATGCTCCCACCTGGTTGACCAGGGCCTCAGAGAGGACAGGCTCCACTGCTGAGAACAGCTCATCTGCACTGGGCTTCCTCCAGGCACTGCTCGGGGTCGTGAGGAGGGGAGCGGTGGGAGGCTCCACCTCATTCACTGTCTCCACACTATCTGCAGGGCACAACGGGACAGAAGTGGGTTGAGGAGACACCTTCGGGTGGTGAGCTTTGCTGGTCTGCATGGACCCACCAGAAAAGGTCTccagagcaaaaaaacccactcatcCAGCAAGTTTCCAGCTAAGCCAGAAGAGGACAACTGATTTTGCCAGTTCCTACacctgctcctctgcctgccaTGGGTTACTCTCCCCCTGCTACTGGGGGTTGGAAGATTAACCCTGAAAGAAATAGCAGAGCACAAACTGTTCAGGGTTTCTGGGAAAAGATCCGTGTTCTCCTCAGGTGTGACTCTCTCAGCAAGCTCAGGCTTGGGTTTGACTGATGGAAATGCTGAGATCTGAGCTGGTCTTGAGCCCAGGCTCCTGCAGATCGGGTCCCaccctcccccatcccaccactgGTGTCTTGTTAGAAAGGTTGTGTTGTGCCATGTGCTGTATGGATCTGTGCCCAAAGCggtcctctctcctcccccctGCCAGACTATTTGTGCTGTGCTCATAGGACTGTGATATCTCCCAGACTTTGACTCCTCTGTCAAACAGCCAGTGCACAAAAAGGTCATCAGGCGTGATGGACATCGCCCAGCAGTGGCCCTGGATTTGTTACCTGCCTCTGGAGCATTGGTCCCACTGCCTGCCagagccagggtgctgctgaaGAGAtgggcagccagctgctgaaTGGTGCcatccagcccctccagcccagGCACGGGTGGCATGGTGGCCAGAGGGCCCACCAGGTTCTCCCggggtggctgcagcacagcctccatGCTCAGCTCCACCCGGTCCACCTCTAGGCCCCAGGACTTGGTCATGTTGTTAatctccagctgcagagccgagaagaaagggagaggcGTTAGCAGCCCAGGCAGAGTTGGGTATGGCTATGGTGACCACCCACCATAGCACCCCCAACCGTGGGCATCCCAGAGCTTACACTTCTGCTACCCACCAGCTTTAGATGTGGAGTGTTGGACCAGGCTCAGCAGTCCACCTCCTCCACGCTCACATTCAACCCTGCTCCTCTACTTGCTCTCCCAGCCTGGAGGAGGTCGGGACAGGGAGGACAGGTCTGTCTTGTTCCCCTTTCCATGGCTCTCTCCCAGGCTGgcctccttcctttctcccccctGAGCAACATGGCCTGGTGTGGTGCTCCACCGGGCAGCATGGCTGGCCTCCAAACCATGCTGGACATACCAGTATATCCCTCCAGCCTCTTTTTACATCATCTTTTGTAGGCATTCAACCCACAAGATCTTGGCCTGGCCCGCATCGACCGTGGGTATTACTTATCCCCTCTCTGCCACTGACCTGTCCTGCTTTTCTCCCCAAAAGCCTTTTCCAGTTTGCAGCCCCCCCCCAGTCATTTTCCTGGTGGAGATATGGAGGTCAAATGTGCTAACAACACATGGGCTTTTCTGTGTGGCCAAAGTCCTTAGAGATAAGCTCCAGAGATCCACAGGC comes from the Falco cherrug isolate bFalChe1 chromosome 7, bFalChe1.pri, whole genome shotgun sequence genome and includes:
- the STOML1 gene encoding stomatin-like protein 1 isoform X1, with product MQGTSTMFSRSGYQALPLGDFDRFQQSSIGLYGAQKGFFSFGSKEDSLGPARNTTDTSQGWLSWICHGIITSLVFLLMVVTFPISGWFALKIVPTYERMIIFRLGRIRAPQGPGVVLLLPFIDHWQRVDLRTRAFNVPPCKLTSKDGAVISMGADVQFRVWDPVLSVMMVKDLIAATRMMAQNAMTKTLVKKSLREIQVEKLRIGEQLLLEINNMTKSWGLEVDRVELSMEAVLQPPRENLVGPLATMPPVPGLEGLDGTIQQLAAHLFSSTLALAGSGTNAPEADSVETVNEVEPPTAPLLTTPSSAWRKPSADELFSAVEPVLSEALVNQVGASYQVNIILPSGAQSTYFIDLSSGSGWAGRSMPEGSPDVILEVAEKDLQDLFLGDLRPLSAYMSGRLQVKGDLHLALKLEELVKAMKQRR
- the STOML1 gene encoding stomatin-like protein 1 isoform X2; this encodes MQGTSTMFSRSGYQALPLGDFDRFQQSSIGLYGAQKGFFSFGSKEDSLGPARNTTDTSQGWLSWICHGIITSLVFLLMVVTFPISGWFALKIVPTYERMIIFRLGRIRAPQGPGVVLLLPFIDHWQRVDLRTRAFNVPPCKDLIAATRMMAQNAMTKTLVKKSLREIQVEKLRIGEQLLLEINNMTKSWGLEVDRVELSMEAVLQPPRENLVGPLATMPPVPGLEGLDGTIQQLAAHLFSSTLALAGSGTNAPEADSVETVNEVEPPTAPLLTTPSSAWRKPSADELFSAVEPVLSEALVNQVGASYQVNIILPSGAQSTYFIDLSSGSGWAGRSMPEGSPDVILEVAEKDLQDLFLGDLRPLSAYMSGRLQVKGDLHLALKLEELVKAMKQRR